A single region of the Psychrobacter alimentarius genome encodes:
- the ruvB gene encoding Holliday junction branch migration DNA helicase RuvB: MQDRLINPLEGASDAPDANIRPALLAEYIGQPVVREQMEVFIGAARGRDEALDHTLIFGPPGLGKTTLANIIAREMGGNLRSTSGPVLERPGDLAAMLTNLEAGDVLFIDEIHRLSSVIEEILYPAMEDFQLDIMIGEGPAARSIKLDLPPFTLVAATTRAGLLTSPLRDRFGIVQRLEFYNIADLTTIVSRAARLMRVPMSEDGAIEIARRARGTPRIANRLLRRVRDYAEVKGDGSINGAIAGSALDMLAVDRRGLDHLDRRYIEILHERFDGGPAGVEAVAAAMAEDRGTLEDVIEPYLIQQGYVLRTARGRVLTQMAIDQML, translated from the coding sequence ATGCAAGATCGTTTAATTAATCCGCTAGAAGGAGCCAGCGATGCTCCAGACGCCAATATTCGCCCAGCATTACTGGCAGAGTATATTGGTCAGCCGGTTGTACGTGAGCAAATGGAAGTTTTTATTGGTGCTGCACGAGGTCGTGATGAGGCGCTGGATCATACGTTGATTTTTGGTCCACCAGGTTTGGGTAAAACGACGCTTGCCAATATCATCGCTCGTGAAATGGGTGGCAATCTGCGTTCGACTTCAGGCCCTGTCCTTGAGCGACCAGGTGATTTGGCAGCGATGTTGACCAATTTAGAAGCAGGTGATGTGTTATTTATCGATGAGATTCACCGCTTAAGTTCGGTGATTGAAGAGATACTTTATCCAGCCATGGAAGATTTTCAACTTGATATTATGATTGGTGAAGGGCCTGCTGCACGCTCTATTAAGCTTGATTTACCTCCTTTTACATTGGTTGCAGCGACGACAAGGGCAGGGTTATTGACATCGCCTTTACGTGATCGCTTTGGTATTGTTCAGCGTCTTGAGTTTTATAATATTGCTGATCTGACAACGATTGTCAGTCGGGCAGCTCGTCTCATGCGTGTACCAATGAGTGAAGACGGTGCGATTGAGATTGCTCGTCGTGCTCGTGGTACTCCTAGGATTGCCAATCGCCTGTTACGCCGTGTGCGTGATTATGCCGAAGTTAAAGGTGATGGTAGCATCAACGGGGCAATAGCGGGTAGTGCGCTGGATATGCTAGCGGTTGATAGACGTGGTCTTGATCATTTAGACAGACGTTATATTGAAATACTGCACGAGCGTTTTGATGGGGGACCTGCGGGCGTAGAAGCCGTCGCAGCAGCCATGGCGGAAGACCGCGGTACGCTTGAAGATGTGATTGAACCTTATCTCATTCAACAAGGATATGTACTGCGTACCGCTCGTGGACGTGTATTGACTCAAATGGCCATTGACCAGATGTTATAG
- a CDS encoding FFLEELY motif protein gives MAALADLQQHLARFWALPYHQDVALNTKLDEVQAWQRARIQHTHQALFEQPQNQLMADYFLTQLYGGDEFKLLAKQLERIVPKAQKLERFAPAAALETGSMAIQAAILAIELDLHLAEWLLSQDLAVNEDNMFAAYRAVDEADTRRVQIGHLKEVCYRTDKYINSFMLQKAFALAKGTAYRYNYHPLYDFINAGFVAMRPLDSVGGFIEPFCERELEIIDQVHDTDNGGKPLAFGVS, from the coding sequence ATGGCAGCTTTAGCCGATTTACAACAGCATTTGGCCCGTTTTTGGGCATTACCTTATCATCAAGACGTGGCATTAAATACCAAACTTGATGAGGTACAAGCTTGGCAACGTGCTCGTATTCAGCACACTCATCAAGCACTGTTTGAGCAGCCGCAGAACCAACTGATGGCAGATTATTTTTTAACCCAACTGTATGGCGGCGATGAGTTTAAATTATTGGCCAAGCAGCTAGAACGTATTGTCCCTAAAGCTCAAAAATTGGAGCGTTTTGCACCAGCAGCTGCTTTAGAAACAGGCAGTATGGCGATACAGGCCGCTATTTTAGCGATAGAATTGGATTTGCATTTAGCGGAGTGGCTCTTGAGTCAAGATTTAGCCGTGAATGAAGACAATATGTTTGCCGCTTATCGTGCTGTCGATGAAGCAGACACTCGACGTGTGCAAATTGGACATTTAAAGGAAGTTTGCTATCGCACAGATAAGTATATTAACTCTTTTATGTTGCAAAAAGCTTTTGCTCTAGCCAAAGGTACTGCCTACCGTTATAACTATCATCCTTTATATGATTTCATCAATGCTGGGTTTGTTGCGATGCGCCCGTTAGATAGTGTTGGCGGATTCATTGAACCGTTTTGTGAGCGCGAGCTTGAAATCATTGACCAAGTTCATGATACGGATAATGGCGGTAAGCCATTAGCGTTTGGTGTATCATAG
- the ruvA gene encoding Holliday junction branch migration protein RuvA: MIGLITGQVQYLMAPMVCIMTTSGVGYDIELPLPSFCQLHLNEQASIWTHFHVREDAQLLYGFIDRKERDVFRQLIKINGVGAKMALAMLSAMSAAELKMHVEQESETALTRIPGIGKKTAQRLLIELKDKLKNIEVDNTSLEFTHQPIVVSHEGSIVAEVEGALISLGYKEREAQQAIKAAKSNGDVFADTQGLLKATLKQLSGF, encoded by the coding sequence ATGATTGGATTGATTACCGGACAGGTGCAGTATCTGATGGCACCCATGGTTTGTATCATGACGACCTCTGGTGTGGGTTATGATATCGAGCTGCCATTACCGTCATTCTGTCAATTGCATCTCAATGAGCAGGCCAGTATTTGGACGCATTTTCATGTGCGTGAAGATGCGCAACTGCTTTACGGTTTTATTGATCGTAAAGAGCGCGATGTCTTTCGTCAGTTGATTAAAATCAATGGCGTAGGAGCAAAAATGGCGTTAGCCATGTTGTCTGCGATGTCAGCTGCTGAACTGAAGATGCATGTGGAACAAGAGTCAGAGACAGCCTTGACTCGTATCCCAGGTATTGGTAAAAAAACAGCACAACGCCTACTGATCGAACTCAAAGACAAGCTTAAAAACATCGAAGTTGATAATACCTCTCTAGAGTTTACACATCAGCCTATAGTTGTGTCTCACGAAGGCAGTATCGTCGCTGAGGTAGAAGGCGCATTGATCAGCTTGGGTTATAAGGAAAGAGAAGCTCAGCAAGCCATCAAAGCGGCAAAAAGTAATGGCGATGTGTTCGCTGATACTCAAGGACTTCTAAAGGCCACGTTAAAACAGCTCTCCGGCTTTTGA
- a CDS encoding ATPase: MSQKNNKTEAAIPQAVSAQFSEDVIEQRLIPNPLSQFSMDKDTLRLALVTAQYALRATRQRAPVTTNKPTGILVLVNGMEQAGKGTAVKQLREWVDPRLLKVEATVGGCPLAYQPIWQAHTKMMPRHGDVMVYFGNWYADLLYNTMRMAIAESKDTDERSEDNEYKKAGWQAYFQQQLVKLQTFEKDLVANQTKLLKCWFHVDVEMLQARLNDTEADPQFLYQIDWHNEKVIETFNEVAVTLLRQQDDWIIIDGKNKSQAANHFCHEVLQAMQNALTSSQPSTTKSQVKQSLSNKSTLHKSKSDKTLESAFEPVKIPAYLKDIENSKIEKADYQKALTAKQARLAELLRARNGHHVIFAFEGMDAAGKGGAIKRLVAPLDPREYQIYNIGAPMLYETEHPYLWRFWTKLPNQQTDRISRIAIFDRTWYGRVLVERVEGFAADEEWQRAYDEINRFEADLAAVGTVVIKYWLAIDKKEQLKRFEAREETPHKQFKLTEDDWRNRDKWSDYVQSAADMLARTDTADAPWCVVATNNKRQARLEVLDHAIKQLSVAYGL; the protein is encoded by the coding sequence ATGAGCCAAAAGAATAATAAGACTGAAGCTGCGATACCGCAAGCGGTCAGTGCTCAGTTTAGTGAAGACGTTATTGAGCAGCGTTTAATACCAAACCCTTTGAGCCAGTTTTCTATGGACAAAGATACTCTTAGATTGGCTTTGGTTACTGCTCAATATGCTCTGCGAGCAACGCGGCAACGAGCCCCAGTCACCACCAATAAGCCAACAGGGATATTGGTACTGGTTAATGGGATGGAGCAGGCGGGCAAGGGGACAGCCGTCAAGCAACTTCGAGAGTGGGTAGATCCAAGGTTACTAAAGGTGGAAGCGACCGTTGGTGGCTGTCCTCTAGCGTATCAACCGATTTGGCAGGCACACACCAAGATGATGCCGCGTCATGGTGATGTGATGGTATATTTTGGTAACTGGTATGCAGATTTACTCTATAACACCATGCGTATGGCCATAGCAGAAAGTAAAGATACGGATGAAAGATCAGAAGATAACGAGTATAAAAAGGCAGGTTGGCAAGCCTATTTTCAGCAGCAACTTGTCAAATTGCAAACGTTTGAAAAAGACTTAGTGGCCAATCAAACCAAACTACTTAAGTGTTGGTTTCACGTCGACGTTGAAATGCTACAAGCTCGCCTGAACGATACAGAAGCAGACCCACAGTTTTTGTATCAAATTGATTGGCACAATGAAAAAGTGATTGAAACCTTTAACGAGGTAGCCGTAACGCTGCTACGACAGCAAGATGATTGGATTATCATAGATGGCAAAAATAAATCTCAAGCGGCCAATCATTTTTGTCATGAAGTACTACAAGCAATGCAAAATGCGCTAACGAGTAGTCAGCCAAGTACGACAAAAAGTCAGGTAAAGCAATCACTGTCCAATAAATCAACGCTTCATAAGTCAAAATCTGATAAAACACTTGAGTCAGCGTTTGAACCAGTCAAAATACCTGCGTATTTAAAAGATATCGAAAATTCAAAAATAGAGAAAGCTGACTATCAGAAAGCGTTAACAGCAAAGCAAGCACGTCTTGCCGAACTGCTTCGCGCTCGTAATGGTCATCACGTGATTTTTGCATTTGAAGGCATGGATGCGGCGGGTAAGGGTGGCGCCATCAAAAGATTGGTTGCGCCTTTGGATCCTCGTGAGTATCAAATTTATAATATTGGCGCGCCAATGCTATATGAAACAGAGCATCCTTATCTATGGCGTTTTTGGACAAAACTGCCAAATCAGCAAACCGATCGCATCAGTCGTATTGCCATTTTTGATCGTACTTGGTACGGGCGCGTATTGGTTGAACGTGTCGAAGGGTTCGCCGCTGATGAGGAGTGGCAGCGCGCTTATGATGAAATCAATCGTTTTGAGGCAGATCTTGCAGCAGTGGGCACAGTTGTTATCAAATATTGGCTTGCCATTGATAAAAAAGAGCAGCTAAAACGTTTTGAAGCCCGCGAAGAGACACCGCACAAACAATTTAAATTAACAGAGGATGATTGGCGCAATCGTGATAAATGGTCAGACTATGTTCAATCTGCCGCTGATATGCTGGCACGTACTGACACAGCCGATGCTCCATGGTGCGTGGTAGCAACCAATAACAAACGTCAAGCGCGTTTAGAGGTTCTAGATCACGCGATTAAGCAGCTATCAGTAGCCTACGGCCTATGA
- a CDS encoding ubiquinone biosynthesis accessory factor UbiJ: protein MLTVLLLAGAEKLINFAIASDEITKAGLAPLAGKVLRLNMAVPDIDLDILFTHDRLRFEPVTTESVFEPSGQMDERQKASMERARMGHSRPDCVISVDNPAQLLNLMRGAEGNLPIAGDYKVLMQLKQLVAGFDPDVAAQLEPFIGKPMASQLHLLISQLKGSWRHSAKRAFDDVSDWANDVAGNRAADPTEVAEANDLKQQLLKLRSDIEREEARLAAIKNEQAQWMNNR, encoded by the coding sequence ATGCTAACTGTCCTACTTTTGGCGGGTGCCGAAAAGCTAATTAACTTTGCTATTGCAAGTGACGAGATTACCAAAGCTGGATTGGCACCGCTCGCAGGAAAAGTGCTACGACTAAACATGGCTGTGCCTGACATTGACTTAGATATCTTATTCACTCATGATCGGCTGCGGTTCGAGCCTGTGACAACAGAGAGCGTATTTGAACCAAGTGGTCAGATGGATGAACGCCAAAAAGCCAGTATGGAGCGTGCGCGGATGGGTCATAGCCGCCCTGACTGTGTCATCAGCGTTGATAACCCAGCGCAATTACTGAATCTAATGCGCGGTGCTGAAGGCAATTTACCAATTGCTGGTGACTATAAGGTCTTGATGCAACTCAAACAATTGGTGGCAGGCTTTGATCCAGATGTCGCAGCTCAGCTAGAGCCTTTTATTGGTAAACCGATGGCAAGTCAGTTGCATCTGCTGATATCGCAGCTCAAAGGCAGCTGGCGCCATAGTGCCAAACGCGCTTTTGATGATGTGAGTGATTGGGCCAATGACGTCGCAGGTAACCGTGCAGCCGATCCCACTGAGGTGGCAGAAGCGAATGACCTCAAGCAGCAACTGCTAAAGCTGCGTTCTGATATTGAGCGTGAAGAAGCCAGATTGGCTGCTATCAAAAATGAGCAGGCTCAATGGATGAATAATCGATAA
- a CDS encoding ABC1 kinase family protein: protein MLLSHRARLLELWRIAATYRIDTHLSVEEAPQLQPVARLIRLHPAAWGKKHQPNAIKFALEDMGTLFLKLGQLLSTRRDLVPPEIIAQLVQLQDRVKPFDSNVAIEQIQDPKHGLGQSIGTLFARFDVKPLAAASIAQVHTAALHDGREVVIKVVRPDIRTTIVDDFELLRELANWASARIEAARAIHIIDIVEDYRQVMLNELDLTLEADNTTQMRNNFLGSALMYVPEVYDAAKNVIVMERIQGVPISQVEVFDKLGYDRAALAEKGLTIFFTQVFRDNFFHADMHPGNVFVETPPVKTLSTDMSAVDLGHEPRYIGLDCAIMGTLSKDDQLIVARMLLAVMNNNFTAMVDIVSRAGWIPPNTDKHALMRDMKRTVGPMLQKSINDIDFAGVLMQILDIARRHHMSIPPQLMLLLKTLVHVEGLGRDLYPDLDIWSLAKPILSSWIKEQLDPMRNLQQLRAQLPELLLSTTDIPKLLDQGLQSLASQGSRQDSQLREIQQIRADMLNDRRRDWITLAGFAVFIAIATQVGWFAPLFYLLALLMVVWRILA, encoded by the coding sequence ATGCTATTATCTCATCGCGCACGCTTACTAGAGCTTTGGCGTATTGCCGCAACTTACCGTATTGACACGCACCTCTCTGTAGAAGAAGCGCCGCAGCTGCAACCTGTTGCACGGTTAATTCGCTTGCACCCAGCCGCTTGGGGTAAAAAACATCAACCCAATGCCATTAAGTTTGCGCTTGAAGACATGGGTACCCTGTTTTTAAAACTGGGACAACTGCTCTCTACCCGTCGTGATCTGGTACCGCCTGAAATCATTGCGCAGCTGGTACAACTACAAGACAGGGTTAAACCATTTGACTCCAATGTCGCCATTGAGCAAATACAAGATCCCAAACATGGTCTTGGCCAAAGTATCGGGACGTTGTTTGCCCGTTTCGATGTCAAACCCTTAGCGGCCGCCTCAATCGCTCAGGTGCACACCGCTGCTTTGCATGATGGGCGCGAAGTAGTTATCAAGGTGGTGCGTCCCGATATTCGTACGACCATCGTTGATGACTTTGAGCTATTACGTGAGCTTGCCAATTGGGCATCCGCGCGTATTGAAGCAGCACGGGCGATACATATTATCGATATTGTCGAAGATTACCGTCAAGTCATGCTCAACGAGCTAGATTTGACGCTTGAAGCAGACAATACCACGCAAATGCGTAACAACTTCTTAGGCTCGGCATTGATGTATGTGCCTGAAGTCTACGATGCTGCCAAAAATGTGATAGTAATGGAACGTATTCAAGGTGTTCCTATCTCACAAGTAGAAGTTTTTGATAAGCTTGGTTATGACCGTGCCGCACTGGCAGAAAAAGGCTTAACCATATTTTTTACTCAAGTCTTTCGTGACAATTTTTTTCATGCCGATATGCATCCGGGCAATGTTTTTGTAGAAACACCCCCTGTGAAAACACTCAGTACTGATATGTCAGCAGTAGACTTAGGTCATGAGCCGCGCTATATCGGACTCGATTGCGCCATTATGGGCACCTTGTCAAAAGACGATCAACTGATCGTAGCGCGTATGTTATTGGCAGTCATGAATAACAACTTTACGGCAATGGTCGATATTGTCAGCCGTGCTGGCTGGATACCGCCCAATACCGATAAGCATGCATTGATGCGCGATATGAAACGCACAGTCGGTCCAATGCTACAAAAATCCATTAATGACATCGATTTTGCGGGTGTATTGATGCAGATTTTGGACATTGCGCGTCGCCATCATATGAGTATTCCACCACAGTTAATGCTGCTCCTTAAAACCTTAGTTCATGTGGAAGGACTTGGGCGCGATCTCTATCCTGATCTTGATATTTGGTCACTTGCCAAACCTATTTTAAGCAGCTGGATTAAAGAACAACTAGACCCTATGCGTAACTTGCAACAGCTAAGAGCACAGTTGCCAGAGCTTTTGTTATCCACCACTGATATTCCTAAATTACTCGATCAAGGATTACAAAGTCTGGCCTCACAAGGCTCACGTCAAGACAGTCAACTGCGAGAAATACAGCAAATACGGGCTGATATGCTCAATGATCGCCGCCGTGACTGGATAACACTGGCAGGATTTGCGGTGTTTATTGCGATTGCAACACAAGTTGGATGGTTTGCACCACTCTTTTATTTGTTGGCACTCTTAATGGTGGTTTGGCGTATTCTAGCTTAG
- a CDS encoding inorganic phosphate transporter encodes MGISNSSTEPAKSVGSMRINLFFAILLIAMTAYFLWWGLDYTMRQQMTLFIVATAFGVFMAFNIGGNDVANSFGTSVGAGTLTIPQALGIAAIFEVSGAVLAGGEVTDTIRSGIVDLDGLSVSPNQFIYVMLSALIAAAFWLLFATKKGLPVSTTHAIIGGVIGSSIVLGITLGGTDMALSTVDWGTVGTIAISWVLSPLLGGVFSYLLYGQIKKNIIEYNDRTEAHIAVLKGDKKTLKQNHKEFLDGLTESEQLAYTSAMLRDQEIYKDDDCVVEDLETDYYKQLYEIENERGSLDTLKALKQWVPIIAAAGGAVMTSLVVFKGLKNVNSGMTTLQGFLIMGMIAALVWLATFIYTKSIRGKHKEDLTKATFIMFSWMQVFTASAFAFSHGSNDIANAVGPFAAIMDVIRTNSISTEAAVPPAVMLTFGVALIVGLWFIGKEVIQTVGTNLAKMHPASGFSAELAAAAVVMGASTMGLPVSSTHTLVGAVLGIGIVNKDTNWALMKPIGLAWIITLPAAAIMSAISYLVLRSIF; translated from the coding sequence ATGGGTATTAGCAACAGTTCTACAGAACCAGCAAAATCAGTTGGCTCTATGAGAATAAATCTATTTTTTGCCATTTTACTGATTGCGATGACCGCCTACTTTTTGTGGTGGGGTCTAGATTACACAATGCGTCAACAGATGACGCTTTTTATTGTTGCGACCGCTTTTGGTGTCTTTATGGCATTCAATATTGGTGGTAATGATGTCGCTAACTCCTTTGGTACCTCTGTTGGTGCAGGAACACTGACGATTCCGCAAGCCTTAGGTATAGCAGCGATATTTGAGGTCTCTGGTGCAGTACTGGCAGGTGGTGAAGTGACCGACACCATTCGAAGTGGAATTGTCGATTTAGACGGGTTGTCAGTGTCACCCAACCAGTTTATTTACGTCATGTTATCAGCACTTATCGCTGCCGCATTTTGGTTGTTGTTTGCAACCAAAAAAGGATTACCTGTTTCAACCACTCACGCCATTATCGGCGGTGTCATTGGTAGCTCAATCGTATTAGGTATCACGTTAGGTGGTACTGATATGGCTCTATCTACAGTAGATTGGGGCACTGTTGGGACTATTGCTATTTCTTGGGTATTATCTCCTTTATTAGGTGGCGTTTTTTCTTACCTTTTATACGGACAAATCAAGAAAAATATCATTGAATACAATGATAGAACAGAGGCACACATTGCAGTGCTCAAAGGGGACAAAAAGACCTTAAAGCAAAACCATAAAGAGTTTTTGGACGGCCTCACTGAGTCAGAGCAACTGGCTTATACGTCAGCGATGCTGCGCGATCAGGAAATCTATAAAGATGATGATTGCGTTGTTGAAGATTTGGAAACCGACTATTATAAGCAGCTATATGAAATCGAAAACGAGCGTGGCAGCCTTGATACGCTAAAAGCACTCAAGCAATGGGTGCCTATCATTGCAGCGGCTGGCGGTGCAGTAATGACGTCTTTGGTCGTGTTCAAAGGTCTTAAAAACGTCAATAGTGGTATGACGACGCTGCAAGGTTTTTTAATCATGGGCATGATTGCGGCGCTCGTATGGTTAGCAACCTTTATTTATACCAAGAGCATTCGCGGTAAGCATAAAGAAGATTTGACCAAAGCGACGTTTATTATGTTTAGCTGGATGCAGGTCTTTACTGCTTCTGCTTTTGCCTTTAGTCATGGCTCTAATGATATCGCTAATGCCGTGGGTCCTTTTGCTGCTATCATGGATGTCATTCGTACCAATAGTATTTCTACAGAAGCCGCTGTACCACCTGCTGTAATGTTGACATTTGGTGTGGCGCTTATCGTGGGTCTTTGGTTCATCGGTAAAGAAGTCATTCAAACGGTGGGTACAAACTTGGCAAAAATGCATCCTGCTTCTGGGTTCTCTGCTGAGCTGGCGGCAGCGGCTGTTGTTATGGGCGCCTCTACCATGGGTCTACCTGTATCGAGCACGCATACGCTAGTTGGGGCTGTACTTGGTATTGGTATTGTCAATAAAGATACTAACTGGGCGCTTATGAAGCCAATTGGCTTGGCGTGGATTATTACGCTACCTGCTGCAGCTATCATGTCTGCCATCAGTTATCTGGTATTGAGAAGCATTTTCTAA
- the fba gene encoding class II fructose-bisphosphate aldolase (catalyzes the reversible aldol condensation of dihydroxyacetonephosphate and glyceraldehyde 3-phosphate in the Calvin cycle, glycolysis, and/or gluconeogenesis), translating into MALISLRQLLDHAAEHNYGVPAFNVNNLEQMRAIMMAADACDSPVIVQASAGARNYAGSAFLRHLIIAAIEEWPHIPVVMHQDHGMSPAICQRSIQLGFSSVMMDGSLGEDGKTPMDYDYNASVTREVVKMAHACGVSVEGEIGCLGSLETGMAGEEDGSGAEGVLEHDQLLTSADEAEQFVKDTNVDALAIAIGTSHGAYKFTRPPTGDILSIERVKEIHVRIPNTHLVMHGSSSVPQEWLKVINENGGDIGETYGVPVEQIVEAIKHGVRKVNIDTDLRLASTGAIRKFLAENPSEFDPRKYFKASMVAMSDICTNRFEAFGSAGQAHKIRPISLEGMVNFYQ; encoded by the coding sequence ATGGCTTTAATATCCTTGCGTCAACTTCTAGATCATGCTGCTGAACATAACTATGGTGTGCCTGCCTTTAATGTCAATAATTTAGAGCAGATGCGTGCAATCATGATGGCTGCGGATGCTTGTGACTCACCTGTCATTGTCCAAGCCAGTGCTGGTGCCCGTAACTATGCAGGATCCGCATTTTTGCGTCATCTGATTATCGCAGCTATCGAAGAATGGCCACATATACCAGTGGTCATGCATCAGGATCACGGTATGTCTCCTGCTATTTGCCAACGTTCAATTCAACTTGGTTTTTCATCCGTGATGATGGATGGCTCGCTTGGTGAAGACGGTAAAACGCCGATGGATTATGATTATAATGCCAGTGTTACCCGTGAAGTAGTTAAGATGGCACATGCTTGTGGCGTTTCCGTAGAAGGCGAGATTGGCTGTTTGGGAAGTCTTGAAACAGGTATGGCAGGCGAAGAAGACGGCTCTGGCGCAGAAGGCGTATTGGAGCACGATCAGCTATTGACCAGTGCTGACGAAGCGGAACAATTTGTTAAAGATACCAATGTCGACGCACTGGCCATTGCTATTGGTACCAGTCATGGCGCTTACAAGTTCACGCGCCCACCAACAGGCGATATTTTATCTATTGAGCGCGTAAAAGAAATCCATGTCCGTATTCCGAATACTCACCTTGTGATGCATGGCTCATCGTCAGTGCCACAAGAGTGGCTAAAAGTGATCAATGAAAATGGCGGTGATATCGGCGAAACTTATGGCGTACCTGTTGAACAAATCGTAGAAGCGATTAAGCATGGCGTACGTAAAGTGAATATCGACACCGATTTGCGTTTGGCGTCAACTGGTGCTATTCGTAAATTCCTTGCAGAAAATCCAAGTGAATTTGATCCACGCAAATACTTCAAAGCCTCTATGGTAGCCATGTCTGATATCTGTACCAATCGTTTTGAAGCATTTGGTTCAGCAGGTCAAGCCCATAAGATTCGCCCGATCAGCCTTGAAGGTATGGTTAATTTTTATCAGTAA
- a CDS encoding FAD-binding oxidoreductase, which yields MSSLPNSIMNDSMKPDYSTAIADLKIRFGQQLSTNTAVCEQHGHTMTWLANQPPDAVLTVQDKHDVAAAVEICNQHHMPVIAFGIGSSLEGQLNAPFGGLCIDMHAMDAILQVNNEDLTVTVQPGVTREQLNHYLRDTGLFFPIDPGANASIGGMVATRASGTNAVRYGTMKDVVLALEVVTANGDIVRTGTRAKKSAAGYDLTRLMIGSEGTLGIVTEITLKLFGISECIGSGICHFPTIEDACQAVMLTIQMCLPIARIELLDALQIKACNQYDNLSLTETPTLFVEFHGTEASVQEQAQIFTEIIEEFGGKDFSWDTNEAERKRLWQARHNAYHASSALRPKASALSTDACVPISRLAECVSETAKDIEASGMIGPIVGHVGDGNFHVLLLVDTDNPTEIATAEDIIGRLAKRAIEMDGTCTGEHGIGQGKQKYMQQEHGNALVLMQAIKAALDPNNILNPGKIWPHPISASA from the coding sequence ATGTCTTCTCTACCAAACTCTATTATGAACGACAGTATGAAACCAGATTATAGTACTGCGATTGCTGATTTAAAAATCCGCTTCGGTCAACAGCTCAGTACCAATACAGCAGTATGTGAGCAACACGGTCATACCATGACATGGCTTGCCAATCAGCCGCCCGATGCCGTATTGACTGTACAGGATAAACATGACGTCGCTGCTGCGGTAGAGATTTGCAATCAACACCATATGCCAGTGATTGCCTTTGGTATTGGCTCTTCTTTAGAAGGTCAATTAAATGCACCTTTTGGTGGACTTTGCATCGATATGCATGCCATGGATGCTATTTTGCAGGTCAACAATGAGGATTTGACCGTTACTGTACAGCCAGGCGTGACACGTGAACAATTGAATCATTACTTACGTGATACTGGATTATTTTTTCCGATAGACCCTGGTGCTAATGCCAGTATTGGCGGCATGGTTGCCACTCGCGCGTCAGGTACCAATGCTGTACGTTATGGCACCATGAAAGACGTGGTACTTGCTTTAGAGGTGGTCACGGCAAATGGCGACATTGTGCGAACAGGGACACGCGCCAAAAAATCAGCGGCCGGTTATGACTTAACGCGATTGATGATAGGTTCAGAAGGAACGCTTGGTATTGTCACAGAGATTACGCTCAAACTATTTGGCATCAGTGAGTGTATTGGCAGCGGCATTTGTCATTTTCCAACCATTGAAGACGCCTGCCAAGCCGTGATGCTGACCATTCAAATGTGCTTGCCTATTGCTCGTATTGAGCTGCTTGATGCCTTGCAAATCAAAGCCTGTAATCAGTACGATAATCTGAGTCTGACCGAAACTCCAACGTTATTTGTAGAGTTTCATGGCACAGAAGCAAGTGTTCAAGAGCAAGCGCAAATATTTACGGAGATCATCGAAGAGTTTGGTGGTAAAGATTTTTCTTGGGACACCAATGAAGCCGAGCGCAAACGTCTTTGGCAAGCACGGCACAATGCTTATCATGCCAGTTCTGCTCTGAGACCTAAAGCCAGTGCCTTATCTACCGATGCTTGCGTGCCTATCTCACGTCTAGCTGAGTGCGTCAGTGAGACGGCAAAGGATATCGAAGCATCTGGTATGATTGGGCCTATCGTGGGGCACGTCGGTGATGGTAATTTCCATGTTCTGTTACTGGTCGATACGGATAATCCTACAGAAATAGCAACAGCTGAAGATATTATAGGTCGACTCGCCAAGCGTGCTATTGAGATGGATGGCACCTGTACAGGTGAGCACGGCATTGGTCAAGGCAAACAAAAATATATGCAGCAAGAGCATGGAAACGCTTTGGTGCTAATGCAAGCAATTAAGGCTGCCCTTGATCCCAACAATATCTTAAATCCAGGTAAGATTTGGCCCCACCCTATATCTGCTTCTGCCTAA